The Vibrio gallaecicus genome contains a region encoding:
- a CDS encoding ATP-dependent Lon protease, protein MIVPPASVVSVPLIAPSVNVQTEQVARDNRVREPIAPTVAMAKTNAERRVKSDEKRRKQSAWDPSDHPGYEMDNESEASSIYHEEPKDILDRLFGLLALQTYSADQGKGYTMRFRLPRHVLDAAIRQDQMDKRRKIIKYHYGHAVAPHTPSEVIAVL, encoded by the coding sequence ATGATAGTGCCACCTGCATCAGTTGTAAGTGTGCCATTGATCGCCCCATCAGTTAATGTGCAAACAGAGCAAGTTGCGCGCGATAATAGAGTTCGTGAACCAATAGCCCCAACGGTTGCAATGGCAAAAACTAATGCAGAACGTAGGGTTAAGTCTGATGAGAAACGACGAAAGCAGTCGGCATGGGATCCCTCTGATCACCCAGGTTATGAGATGGATAACGAGTCGGAAGCCAGTTCGATTTATCATGAAGAACCCAAAGACATCTTAGATCGGTTATTTGGTCTATTAGCATTACAGACATACAGTGCCGATCAAGGAAAAGGTTACACGATGCGTTTTCGACTGCCTAGGCATGTTTTAGATGCGGCGATAAGGCAAGATCAGATGGATAAACGGCGTAAGATCATTAAGTATCACTATGGTCATGCGGTAGCGCCTCATACGCCATCAGAAGTTATAGCGGTTTTATGA
- a CDS encoding NAD(P)H-dependent oxidoreductase: MNILVIDGHPDLSKSVANATILADLTQQTEWHVNHVANFNGDIEAEQTALQIADLIVVQFPLYWSTYPSVLKRWIDEVFTYGFAFGPEGSKLKDKPVLFSVTAGATEESYSETGFNFLPLLAYQVAYEHPFRAAEVNIVDTIVTFEMNATPEEGGDKAMTLELSHQHAQRLIQVVNQSLEVSK; this comes from the coding sequence ATGAATATTTTAGTGATAGATGGTCATCCTGACTTATCCAAGTCAGTCGCAAATGCCACAATTTTGGCTGACCTTACTCAGCAAACCGAGTGGCATGTTAATCACGTTGCAAATTTTAATGGTGATATTGAAGCGGAACAAACTGCGCTGCAAATAGCAGATCTAATCGTGGTTCAGTTCCCACTTTATTGGAGTACGTATCCGTCTGTACTTAAGCGTTGGATTGATGAAGTATTCACATACGGCTTTGCCTTTGGTCCAGAGGGTAGCAAGCTTAAAGATAAGCCGGTGTTGTTTTCTGTCACTGCTGGTGCAACAGAAGAGTCATACAGCGAAACTGGCTTCAATTTTTTACCCCTCTTAGCCTATCAAGTCGCGTACGAACATCCATTCAGAGCGGCAGAGGTCAACATTGTCGATACGATAGTGACCTTTGAAATGAACGCTACCCCAGAAGAAGGCGGTGATAAAGCCATGACTTTAGAACTCTCTCACCAACATGCACAACGCCTTATTCAAGTCGTTAATCAATCTTTAGAGGTTTCAAAATGA
- a CDS encoding ComF family protein: MLSDWLQKNTQRLFTPLCPLCQLKKSDADSASIFCNTCMEFIASTTRCLRCGLETPSTIEQCGSCLSDPPLWDRLYCVSDYTFPTSSYIHKFKYTKQFWLARDLASLISNRIDQPAPLITSVPLHWRRYLQRGFNQSDLLARYTAKTLTTKEMKIKSKTLFKRIRATATQQGLSKRLRQQNLANAFTLIKTSLPKHIAIMDDVVTTGSTVNYLCQLLRERGVERIDIYCICRTPEPSK; this comes from the coding sequence ATGTTATCTGATTGGCTACAAAAGAACACCCAACGCCTGTTCACGCCTCTGTGCCCATTATGCCAACTAAAAAAGTCGGACGCAGATAGTGCTTCAATCTTTTGCAATACGTGTATGGAGTTTATTGCCTCAACGACTCGCTGCTTACGCTGTGGGTTAGAAACACCTTCAACCATTGAGCAATGCGGCAGTTGCTTATCTGACCCTCCGCTATGGGACAGGCTATATTGTGTGAGTGACTATACCTTCCCTACGTCTTCTTATATTCATAAATTCAAATACACCAAACAGTTTTGGCTAGCTCGGGATTTAGCTTCACTCATTTCAAACCGTATAGACCAACCCGCACCGCTGATCACAAGCGTCCCTTTGCATTGGCGACGCTATCTACAACGCGGATTTAATCAGAGCGATTTACTTGCCCGTTACACAGCGAAAACACTGACGACAAAAGAAATGAAAATTAAAAGCAAAACACTTTTCAAACGAATAAGAGCGACGGCAACTCAGCAAGGCTTATCTAAGCGCCTTCGACAGCAGAACCTCGCCAATGCATTCACACTAATAAAAACGTCATTACCTAAACACATTGCCATTATGGATGATGTGGTCACAACAGGCAGTACCGTGAACTATTTATGCCAGTTACTACGAGAAAGAGGGGTTGAAAGAATTGATATCTATTGTATTTGTCGGACGCCCGAGCCAAGTAAATAA
- the ompR gene encoding osmolarity response regulator transcription factor OmpR, with the protein MQENYKILVVDDDARLRALLERYLSEQGFQVRSVANSEQMDRLLTRENFHLMVLDLMLPGEDGLSICRRLRNANNTLPILMLTAKGDEVDRIVGLEVGADDYLPKPFNPRELLARIKAVMRRQVIEAPGAPSTEESIVEFGEFRLNLGTREMFRGEEPMPLTSGEFAVLKSLVTNAREPMSRDKLMNMARGREYSAMERSIDVQISRLRRMLEEDPSKPRYIQTVWGLGYVFVPDGKAV; encoded by the coding sequence ATGCAAGAAAACTATAAAATTTTAGTGGTCGATGATGATGCTCGTTTGCGTGCATTACTTGAGCGTTATTTGTCGGAGCAGGGCTTTCAAGTTCGTAGCGTGGCAAATAGTGAGCAGATGGACCGCCTACTGACTCGTGAAAATTTCCATTTGATGGTACTGGATTTAATGCTACCGGGTGAAGATGGTTTATCTATTTGTCGCCGCTTACGTAATGCGAATAATACGTTGCCAATTCTAATGCTGACGGCAAAAGGCGATGAAGTCGATCGTATTGTCGGTTTAGAAGTAGGTGCAGATGACTATCTGCCAAAACCTTTTAACCCGCGTGAGCTACTGGCTCGTATTAAAGCCGTTATGCGTCGCCAAGTGATTGAAGCACCAGGCGCACCAAGTACTGAAGAATCAATAGTTGAATTTGGTGAATTCCGTTTGAATCTAGGGACTCGTGAGATGTTCCGTGGTGAAGAGCCAATGCCATTAACGTCTGGTGAGTTCGCTGTTTTGAAATCTTTGGTGACGAATGCTCGTGAGCCAATGTCTCGTGATAAGTTGATGAACATGGCTCGTGGTCGTGAATATTCAGCGATGGAGCGTTCGATTGACGTTCAAATTTCTCGCCTAAGACGTATGCTTGAAGAAGATCCAAGCAAACCTAGATACATCCAAACCGTTTGGGGTTTAGGTTATGTCTTTGTTCCTGATGGAAAAGCGGTTTAA
- a CDS encoding Crp/Fnr family transcriptional regulator, translated as MQLRPYANTRFTPLLEQQYGDFEAALFQCRVGTQRFSRGDTILEQGQPVNKLYIISVGRVAMHICAVNSRRFQLGEVKCDHHIFGEMEFFSGNACQWNVVADDDIEADVICANQLQKCITDKPNLALFFASALAYDYEESMEIYTNRVLHSIAYNIAYDLWHRARQNVFLDAFDKVEFEAERFGTSSRVYRRALNTLIEQGLIEKRGNQIHICDMARLEAFIS; from the coding sequence ATGCAGCTACGTCCTTATGCCAATACACGCTTTACTCCTCTATTAGAACAGCAATACGGTGATTTTGAAGCGGCTCTTTTTCAATGTCGGGTTGGCACCCAACGTTTTAGTCGTGGTGACACGATTTTAGAGCAAGGTCAGCCTGTTAATAAACTCTATATTATCTCGGTCGGGCGAGTAGCGATGCATATTTGTGCGGTGAATAGCCGACGTTTTCAATTAGGTGAAGTGAAGTGTGATCATCATATTTTTGGTGAGATGGAGTTTTTTTCTGGTAACGCATGTCAATGGAATGTGGTTGCGGATGATGACATTGAAGCTGATGTGATTTGCGCGAATCAACTACAAAAGTGTATTACCGATAAGCCCAACTTAGCGCTCTTCTTTGCGTCGGCATTGGCTTATGATTACGAAGAATCAATGGAGATTTACACTAACCGAGTGTTGCACTCGATAGCGTATAATATCGCTTATGACCTTTGGCATAGGGCGCGTCAAAATGTCTTTTTGGATGCTTTTGATAAGGTAGAGTTTGAAGCGGAACGATTTGGCACTTCAAGCCGAGTTTACCGTCGCGCTCTCAATACCTTGATAGAGCAAGGCTTGATTGAAAAGCGAGGTAATCAAATACATATTTGCGATATGGCTCGGCTAGAAGCGTTTATTTCTTAA
- the greB gene encoding transcription elongation factor GreB, producing MKTNLITREGYDKLTKELNFLWREDRPEVTKKVTWAASLGDRSENADYQYNKKRLREIDRRVRYLRKRLDQVKVVDYSPQQEGKVFFGAWVEIENEDGDIKTFRVVGPDEIYGGVKDYVSIDSPMARALLKKEVDDEFIVRTPEGDKEWFINAIRYDGKP from the coding sequence ATGAAAACAAACTTAATCACTCGTGAGGGTTATGACAAACTCACAAAAGAACTGAATTTTCTGTGGCGAGAAGACCGCCCAGAAGTCACTAAAAAAGTAACTTGGGCTGCAAGTCTAGGTGACCGCAGTGAAAATGCAGATTATCAATATAACAAAAAACGCCTTCGAGAAATCGATCGTCGTGTGCGCTATCTCAGAAAACGCTTAGACCAAGTTAAAGTTGTCGACTATTCGCCACAACAAGAAGGCAAAGTGTTTTTTGGAGCTTGGGTCGAAATAGAAAATGAAGACGGTGATATCAAGACGTTTAGAGTTGTAGGTCCTGATGAGATCTATGGTGGCGTCAAAGATTACGTTTCGATTGATTCACCGATGGCACGCGCATTACTCAAAAAAGAAGTGGATGATGAATTTATCGTGAGGACGCCTGAAGGTGATAAAGAATGGTTCATTAACGCGATCCGTTATGATGGCAAACCTTAA
- the nfuA gene encoding Fe-S biogenesis protein NfuA translates to MSNITITETAQTHFANLLSQQPEGTNIRVFVVNPGTQNAECGVSYCPTDAIEASDTKLSFEAFDAYVDELSLPFLDEAEIDFVTDKMGSQLTLKAPNAKMRKVSDDAPLLERVEYAIQTQVNPQLAGHGGHVSLVEITEEGAAIVAFGGGCNGCSMVDVTLKEGIEKELLEQFQGELTAVRDATEHDRGEHSYY, encoded by the coding sequence GTGTCAAATATTACAATTACAGAAACAGCTCAAACTCACTTTGCCAATCTGCTTTCACAGCAACCTGAAGGCACAAACATTCGTGTATTCGTGGTAAACCCAGGAACACAAAATGCTGAATGTGGCGTATCTTACTGCCCAACAGACGCTATTGAAGCTTCAGATACTAAACTGTCTTTTGAAGCATTCGATGCTTATGTAGATGAGCTAAGCTTGCCATTCCTAGACGAAGCAGAAATTGATTTCGTTACTGACAAAATGGGCTCTCAGTTAACTCTAAAAGCACCAAACGCAAAAATGCGTAAAGTCTCTGATGATGCACCACTACTTGAGCGTGTTGAATACGCAATTCAAACACAAGTTAACCCGCAACTTGCAGGTCACGGTGGTCACGTAAGCCTTGTTGAAATTACTGAAGAAGGCGCTGCTATCGTGGCATTCGGTGGTGGTTGTAATGGTTGTTCAATGGTTGATGTAACTTTGAAAGAAGGCATCGAAAAAGAACTACTAGAACAGTTCCAAGGTGAACTGACTGCCGTTCGTGATGCAACAGA
- a CDS encoding Tex family protein: MSHAICTLIAQELNVRPEQVIAAVNLIDDGNTVPFIARYRKEVTGALDDTQLRNLDSRLSYLRELDDRRQTILKSIKDQDKLTPELEKDINQADSKTRLEDLYLPYKPKRRTKGQIAIEAGLKPLADSLWNNAQQDPETEANHYISADKGIADTKAALDGARAIIMERIAEDANLLEKIRQHLTRNAELAARVVSGKEQEGEKFKDYFEHNEAMSKVPSHRALAMLRGRNEGFLTLAMNADPSQDESIRTSYCENIISDHYGIHLSSAPADAWRKQVISWAWRIKVSMHMETELMGSMKERAEIEAIEVFATNLKDLLMAAPAGPRATLGLDPGLRTGSKIAIVDATGKVLATDTIYPHPPQKQYDKSAHVVEQLVRKYNVDLIAIGNGTASRETDSFVADVIKRGNLNAQKIIVSEAGASVYSASELAAKEFPNMDVSIRGAVSIARRLQDPLAELVKIDPKSIGVGQYQHDVSQTMLAKRLDAIVEDCVNAVGVDVNTASAALLTRVAGLSTTIAQNVVDYRDENGRFEARTTLKKVARLGPKAFEQCAGFLRIMDGKNPLDASSVHPEAYPVVKAIAEKNQKDIKSLVGDTDFLRGLHAIDYTNDNFGVPTITDIIKELDKPGRDPRPEFKTATFADGVNSMSDLELGMILEGVVSNVANFGAFVDIGVHQDGLVHISALTDRFVSDPREVVKAGDIVKVKVMEVDVQRKRIALTMRMKDEPGQDNKSQRSSSPRDQQSRPRNQNAQGNQRRREEPQNAAMGGAFAAAFAKAKK; the protein is encoded by the coding sequence ATGAGCCACGCTATCTGTACATTGATTGCCCAGGAACTGAATGTTCGCCCTGAGCAAGTTATCGCTGCTGTAAACCTCATTGATGACGGCAACACTGTTCCATTTATTGCGCGTTACCGTAAAGAGGTCACTGGAGCATTAGACGATACCCAACTGCGTAACTTAGACAGCCGACTTTCTTACTTACGTGAATTAGATGATCGCCGTCAAACGATCCTAAAATCAATTAAAGACCAAGATAAGCTGACACCTGAACTCGAAAAAGACATCAATCAAGCAGACAGTAAGACTCGCCTTGAAGATTTATACCTTCCTTATAAACCCAAGCGCCGTACCAAAGGGCAAATTGCCATTGAAGCAGGTCTCAAACCCTTAGCCGATTCCCTTTGGAACAACGCACAACAAGATCCTGAAACGGAAGCAAATCATTATATATCTGCAGATAAAGGCATCGCAGATACTAAAGCTGCACTTGATGGCGCACGAGCGATCATCATGGAACGTATCGCAGAAGATGCAAACCTACTTGAAAAAATCCGCCAACACTTAACCCGTAATGCAGAACTGGCGGCTCGCGTCGTTAGCGGTAAAGAACAAGAAGGTGAGAAGTTTAAAGATTACTTTGAACATAATGAAGCAATGAGCAAAGTCCCTTCACACCGAGCTTTAGCTATGCTACGCGGTCGTAATGAAGGCTTCTTAACGTTAGCTATGAATGCCGACCCAAGCCAAGATGAAAGCATTCGAACTTCATATTGCGAAAACATCATTTCTGATCATTACGGTATTCATTTAAGCAGCGCCCCCGCCGATGCATGGCGTAAGCAAGTGATCAGCTGGGCATGGCGTATAAAAGTTTCTATGCATATGGAAACTGAACTTATGGGTTCAATGAAAGAACGCGCTGAAATTGAAGCCATTGAAGTATTCGCGACCAACCTTAAAGATCTACTCATGGCAGCGCCTGCTGGTCCTCGTGCGACTTTAGGTCTCGACCCTGGTTTACGTACGGGTTCTAAAATTGCGATTGTGGATGCGACAGGTAAAGTGCTCGCGACAGATACGATTTACCCTCACCCACCACAAAAGCAATACGACAAGTCGGCTCATGTTGTTGAACAATTAGTTCGCAAATACAATGTTGACCTTATTGCGATTGGTAACGGTACCGCTTCACGTGAAACCGACAGCTTTGTGGCTGATGTGATCAAGCGTGGCAACCTAAACGCGCAGAAAATTATCGTCAGTGAAGCTGGAGCCTCTGTGTATTCAGCATCAGAATTAGCGGCGAAAGAATTTCCGAATATGGATGTATCGATTCGTGGCGCCGTGTCGATTGCTCGCCGATTACAAGATCCTCTCGCAGAGCTTGTGAAAATTGACCCGAAATCCATTGGTGTGGGTCAATACCAACACGATGTAAGCCAAACTATGCTTGCTAAACGCCTTGATGCGATTGTAGAAGATTGTGTGAATGCCGTTGGTGTAGACGTCAATACCGCTTCTGCTGCACTACTGACACGTGTGGCTGGGCTGTCTACAACCATCGCTCAAAATGTTGTGGATTACCGCGATGAGAATGGTCGATTCGAAGCGCGTACGACTCTAAAGAAAGTCGCTCGACTCGGACCAAAAGCATTTGAACAATGTGCGGGCTTCTTAAGAATTATGGATGGTAAAAACCCACTTGATGCATCATCCGTTCACCCTGAAGCTTATCCTGTCGTGAAAGCCATTGCAGAGAAGAACCAAAAAGACATTAAGTCTCTTGTTGGGGATACGGATTTCTTACGTGGTTTGCACGCGATTGATTACACCAACGACAATTTTGGTGTTCCGACGATTACCGACATCATTAAAGAGCTTGATAAGCCAGGCCGAGACCCGCGTCCTGAGTTTAAAACCGCGACATTTGCAGATGGCGTAAATAGCATGTCTGACTTAGAACTCGGCATGATATTAGAAGGTGTTGTCTCTAACGTGGCAAATTTCGGTGCTTTTGTGGATATTGGTGTTCACCAAGATGGCTTAGTACATATTTCTGCGCTGACTGATCGCTTTGTCTCTGACCCTAGAGAAGTCGTAAAAGCCGGTGATATCGTTAAAGTCAAAGTCATGGAAGTGGATGTTCAGCGTAAACGTATAGCTCTGACCATGCGTATGAAAGATGAACCAGGACAAGACAATAAGTCACAACGTTCTAGTTCACCTCGCGATCAGCAATCTAGACCTCGAAATCAAAATGCTCAAGGTAACCAGCGTCGTCGTGAAGAACCACAAAACGCGGCTATGGGTGGTGCATTCGCTGCTGCTTTTGCTAAAGCAAAGAAATAA
- a CDS encoding NupC/NupG family nucleoside CNT transporter yields the protein MIQSLLGIIALLSVGFIFSENRSKISWRAVGGAFVVIIGVAFFVLVTDVGASVLLSVSNAVGNVFGYGVEGIRFAFGSLVNFSVDGIGFVWALQVLPQIIFTASLTSLLYYLGIMQWFVRIIGGSLQRVLGTSRAESMNAAGNIVLGQTEAPLLVKPYHRVLTRSQIFAVMVGGLSSIAGSILAGLAGMGVDLNYLIMACFMSAPAGLMFAKLLIPETEETVDEVPELPDDEKPSSFIDAVAKGAIAGMGIAAIVGAVIISCIGLMAMLNGGLGAIGEWFGKPDLTVDVILGTFFSPVAWLIGIPWEEAGIAGSFLGQKIALNEFVAFASMGGVEMTPRSTAIMTIALCGFANIGSVAMVCGALSKMIPQRAGVIGQLGMKVLLAATLANLMNAAVVGLFV from the coding sequence ATGATCCAGTCTTTACTCGGAATTATCGCGCTATTGAGTGTTGGTTTTATCTTCTCTGAAAACCGCAGCAAAATAAGCTGGCGTGCAGTTGGTGGTGCTTTTGTTGTCATTATTGGTGTTGCTTTCTTCGTACTAGTAACGGATGTTGGTGCGAGTGTCTTGCTGTCTGTGTCTAATGCCGTGGGGAATGTTTTTGGCTACGGAGTTGAAGGTATTCGTTTCGCTTTTGGTAGCTTAGTGAACTTTAGTGTCGATGGCATTGGCTTTGTTTGGGCTCTGCAAGTATTGCCACAAATCATCTTTACGGCATCGTTAACATCATTGCTTTACTACCTAGGCATTATGCAGTGGTTCGTTCGTATTATTGGCGGCAGTTTACAGCGTGTATTAGGTACTTCTCGTGCCGAGTCAATGAATGCAGCTGGCAATATTGTGTTGGGGCAAACGGAAGCACCTTTATTGGTGAAGCCTTACCACCGTGTACTAACTCGTTCTCAAATCTTTGCTGTGATGGTTGGCGGTTTGTCCTCTATTGCTGGCTCTATTCTGGCTGGTCTAGCGGGTATGGGAGTGGACCTTAATTACCTGATTATGGCGTGTTTCATGTCGGCTCCAGCTGGTTTGATGTTTGCTAAATTATTGATCCCTGAAACAGAAGAGACCGTTGATGAAGTTCCAGAACTTCCAGACGATGAAAAGCCGAGCAGCTTTATTGATGCGGTTGCAAAAGGTGCGATAGCAGGTATGGGAATTGCCGCTATTGTCGGTGCTGTGATCATCTCATGTATCGGTTTAATGGCGATGCTAAATGGAGGTTTAGGAGCGATTGGCGAATGGTTTGGGAAGCCAGACCTAACGGTTGATGTCATTCTAGGAACGTTTTTCTCGCCTGTTGCATGGCTAATTGGTATTCCTTGGGAAGAAGCGGGTATTGCGGGTTCTTTCTTAGGTCAGAAAATCGCACTTAACGAATTTGTTGCTTTTGCAAGTATGGGTGGCGTTGAAATGACCCCACGTTCCACCGCTATTATGACCATTGCACTGTGTGGCTTTGCCAATATCGGTTCGGTGGCAATGGTATGTGGCGCATTGAGTAAAATGATCCCACAGCGTGCAGGTGTTATTGGTCAACTGGGCATGAAAGTTCTATTGGCGGCAACACTAGCAAACTTAATGAACGCGGCGGTTGTTGGCCTGTTTGTGTAA
- a CDS encoding nucleoside phosphorylase: MNKQPHLCVDETQVTDKVIVCGDPARVDRIAEHLSDVVSLANNREFRLIRGRYNQQDITVCSTGIGAASAIIALEELVMCGAKQVIRVGSAGALQHDIAMGDLIIVEAAVRDEGGSASYISPNYPAYSDIDLVSGLVEFSNKMLQNFHRGVVRSHDSFYIDNELDVCRYWHEKGVLGADMETSALLTVGRLRGVQVASVLNNVVLYEQDVQQGISDYVDEGTLTSQGEQNATLAALYALTR, encoded by the coding sequence ATGAACAAACAACCCCACTTGTGTGTCGATGAAACACAAGTTACTGATAAGGTCATTGTGTGTGGTGACCCTGCACGTGTAGATCGCATTGCAGAACATTTATCTGACGTGGTGTCACTGGCTAACAATCGAGAATTTCGCTTGATACGAGGGCGATACAATCAACAAGATATTACTGTTTGTAGTACAGGTATTGGCGCGGCTTCTGCTATTATTGCCCTTGAAGAGCTAGTAATGTGCGGTGCCAAACAAGTCATCCGTGTTGGTTCCGCTGGTGCTTTGCAGCATGATATTGCGATGGGTGACTTGATCATTGTAGAAGCTGCGGTACGAGATGAAGGTGGGTCGGCGAGTTATATTTCACCTAATTATCCTGCCTATTCCGATATAGATTTAGTGAGTGGGCTGGTGGAGTTTAGCAACAAAATGCTGCAGAACTTTCATCGTGGAGTCGTACGTTCTCATGATAGTTTTTACATCGATAATGAACTTGATGTATGCCGGTATTGGCATGAAAAAGGTGTATTAGGTGCCGATATGGAGACATCTGCGCTATTAACTGTGGGTCGATTAAGAGGCGTGCAAGTTGCATCGGTTCTGAATAACGTTGTGCTGTACGAGCAAGATGTTCAGCAAGGCATTAGCGATTATGTCGATGAAGGAACACTGACATCACAAGGCGAGCAAAACGCTACGCTGGCGGCTCTGTATGCTCTAACGCGATAG
- the envZ gene encoding two-component system sensor histidine kinase EnvZ, whose protein sequence is MRIRSSFTQSIVLFLSLLIASQVFSYYAVFNYALMPSLQQFNKILAHELNLVLDESSGEDLEMDAPLRRRVLEQLGVTVHAKDGPISEEYFHAVTIDLMSEEMSKELGSQTEVRLILGAESYVLWMDIDALPNSLIRIPLSELQEEDFAPLFRNSLIMALLIIAGGWLFIRLQNRPLIALEKAAKGVGRGEIPPPLSEKGASEIRSVTRAFNSMSKGIQELEEDRALLMAGISHDLRTPLTRIRLATEMMSPEDAYLAEGIISDTEECNEIISQFMDYLKPVNTESFTNVFLDDIAREVASSEGGYEVQIETDIAESMKAALGNPIAIKRAVSNLVVNSLRYGNGWVKISTGMTADNKLVWVTVEDNGPGIEQDQISKLFEPFTRGDTARGSEGTGLGLAIVKRIVSQHQGAVVVNNRSQGGLKAQISFPTYKS, encoded by the coding sequence ATGCGTATCCGTAGTTCCTTCACTCAATCTATTGTTCTATTTCTTTCTCTATTAATCGCTAGCCAAGTGTTTTCTTACTACGCGGTGTTCAATTACGCATTGATGCCGAGTCTCCAGCAGTTCAACAAAATTTTAGCTCATGAGCTGAATTTAGTTTTGGATGAAAGTAGCGGGGAAGATTTAGAGATGGATGCCCCATTAAGGCGTCGTGTATTAGAGCAATTAGGAGTTACGGTTCATGCAAAAGATGGTCCTATTTCAGAGGAATATTTTCACGCAGTGACTATTGATCTAATGAGCGAGGAGATGAGTAAGGAGTTGGGTTCTCAAACGGAAGTTCGGTTGATTTTAGGTGCAGAAAGCTACGTATTGTGGATGGATATTGATGCGTTGCCCAATTCACTAATTCGTATTCCTCTCTCTGAACTACAAGAAGAAGATTTCGCACCACTCTTTAGAAACAGCCTGATTATGGCGTTGCTGATTATTGCTGGAGGTTGGTTGTTTATACGGTTACAAAATCGACCTTTGATTGCATTAGAAAAAGCGGCTAAAGGGGTTGGGCGGGGTGAAATTCCACCTCCATTATCTGAGAAAGGTGCATCTGAAATTCGTTCGGTAACTCGAGCATTCAATAGTATGTCCAAAGGAATACAAGAGCTCGAAGAGGACAGAGCGCTACTAATGGCTGGTATTAGCCATGATTTAAGAACCCCATTAACTCGTATTCGTTTAGCGACAGAAATGATGTCTCCGGAAGATGCTTATCTAGCGGAAGGGATCATCAGTGATACTGAAGAGTGTAATGAGATTATTAGCCAGTTTATGGACTATTTGAAGCCAGTGAATACCGAGTCGTTCACCAATGTATTCCTTGATGATATTGCCCGTGAAGTAGCAAGCTCTGAAGGTGGGTATGAAGTTCAGATAGAAACGGATATTGCTGAGTCAATGAAAGCGGCTTTAGGTAACCCGATTGCGATTAAGCGAGCGGTAAGTAACTTGGTGGTGAATTCACTTCGCTATGGTAATGGTTGGGTCAAGATCTCAACGGGTATGACCGCAGATAACAAACTAGTGTGGGTGACGGTTGAAGATAATGGTCCTGGTATTGAACAAGACCAAATAAGTAAACTGTTTGAACCCTTTACCCGAGGTGATACCGCACGAGGTAGTGAGGGTACAGGATTAGGTTTAGCAATCGTAAAAAGGATTGTTAGCCAACACCAAGGAGCCGTTGTGGTGAATAATCGCAGTCAAGGTGGCTTAAAAGCGCAGATCAGTTTTCCGACATATAAGTCTTAA
- the bioH gene encoding pimeloyl-ACP methyl ester esterase BioH has protein sequence MSKALYWHVSGSGPDLVLVHGWGMNGAVWQQTVKTLESHFTVHVVDLPGYGHSSHSPAKDLAGIADLLIAEAPKNAIWVGWSLGGLVATHMALHHADYVRKLVTVASSPKFSAEKTPVMWRGIQPNVLTAFTEQLVEDFQTTIERFMALQAMGSPSARQDVKQLKQAVLSRPLPNPESLLAGLKMLSDVDLREQLPEISVPMLRLYGRLDGLVPIKVAKDLDKALPHTEQFIFTQSSHAPFMTEAEAFCSQLLNFAEITPQ, from the coding sequence ATGAGTAAAGCATTGTATTGGCATGTATCAGGTTCAGGTCCTGACTTAGTTTTGGTTCATGGCTGGGGGATGAATGGCGCCGTTTGGCAGCAAACCGTTAAAACGCTAGAAAGTCATTTTACGGTTCATGTCGTCGACCTTCCTGGCTACGGGCACAGTTCTCACAGCCCCGCTAAAGATCTTGCAGGTATTGCTGATTTACTGATTGCAGAGGCACCTAAAAATGCTATTTGGGTCGGATGGTCTCTAGGTGGTTTAGTTGCTACTCATATGGCTTTGCACCATGCAGATTATGTTCGTAAATTAGTGACGGTTGCCAGTTCACCTAAATTTTCAGCCGAGAAAACACCAGTGATGTGGCGTGGTATTCAGCCGAATGTATTGACGGCTTTCACTGAGCAGCTTGTAGAAGATTTTCAAACCACCATTGAACGATTTATGGCTTTACAAGCGATGGGTAGTCCTTCAGCGAGGCAAGATGTTAAACAGTTAAAGCAAGCGGTGTTATCTCGTCCGTTGCCAAATCCAGAATCATTATTAGCGGGTTTGAAGATGTTATCTGATGTAGATCTAAGAGAGCAACTACCGGAAATATCGGTTCCAATGCTGCGCTTATATGGTCGCTTAGACGGCTTAGTTCCGATTAAAGTGGCTAAAGATTTAGATAAAGCTTTGCCTCATACGGAGCAGTTTATTTTTACTCAATCATCGCATGCACCATTCATGACTGAAGCGGAAGCATTTTGCAGCCAGTTACTCAATTTTGCAGAGATAACGCCCCAGTGA